Below is a genomic region from Rhizobium acidisoli.
TCGGCCGGGGAAACATGTGAGAAGAAGTTCACGTTAACAGGCGCGTGGGTAGCGCCGCGGATCTCATGGAGGGCTTGGCGCAGCCCCTCGACGTTCGACTGAGCGCTTGGAAGTGACCCGAGACCGCCGGCCTTGGCCGCGGCGACGACCATTTCGATCGTCGTCGCGCCGGCCATCGGCGCCTGGATGATGGGAAGCTCGATTCCAAACAGATCGAGAATTCGGCGATCGGGCCAGCGGGTCATGTGGGCTCCTTATCGTGCGTGAGGTGCAACGCTGATACCCCCGGCCACCCTCCACGTCTATTGGACCTTGGTGTGCTGAAGAGCGACCCAATCCGAAGGTATCGGGAACACCTTGGTACAATATCGGCTCCTGATTTTTGGCGCGATGGTCGTGGCAGAGCGGATGGCGGCGCGACCGCCGGGAAGCTCCCGGCCGATGGCTGGATCAACGCATTTCACGAGGACCAAAGCGACCGACCGCCACCTGGCGGCCGAAGAAATCCACGTCGCCAGAACGGAGGCAGGCATGAGCGTGCATAAGACTATTATCATCACTGGCGCGTCGCAAGGGATCGGAGCCGGACTCGTCAAGACGTTCCTGGACAAGGGCTGGAACGTCGTCGGAACCTCACGGAACATCAGCGAGAGCAAGCTGTTCGACCGCGCAGGCAGGCTGGAGCTAATCAGCGGCGACGTCGCGGATCCCGAAACGGCAGAGCGGGTGGCGACAACGGCGGTTGAGCAATTCGGTTCGATCGATGCGCTCGTTAACAATGCCGGTGTCTTCCTCACCAAGCCGTTCCTCGAATACACCATTGAGGACTTCCGACGCCTGTGCGCGACGAACGTCGAAGGGTTCATCCATTTCACGAAACATGCCATCGGTCAGATGCTGCGTCAGAAGTCCGGCGGGAGTATCGTGACGATCACGTCGTCCTTGACGGACCATCCGATCGCCGGCGTGACAGCGTCGCTGCCTATGATCACCAAGGGCGGCCTCAACGCAGTCACGAAGAGCCTCGCGCTGGAATTCGCCAAGAGCAACATACGTGTCAACGCGCTCTCGCCAGGCGTCGTCGACACCCCACTTCATGCAAAAAACCCGCGAACATTTCTCGAATCGTTGTCGCCGATGGGCACCATCACGGCCGTGCAGGAAATTGTCGACGGCGTCATCTATCTGACGGAATCCTCCAATATCACAGGGGAGGTGCTGCACGTCGACAACGGCGCACATCTGGGCAAATGGTAGTCGCGAGCGCTGAGGCGCGCGTCAAGGAACTCGCCATATGCCTCCCGAACGCGCCTACGCCATTCGGCTCTTACGTCGAAGCGTTCCAAAGCGGCTCGCTGCTTTTCCTAAGCGGCATGCTGCCGGTCGCCGGACATGTGCCACTCTATACTGGCCTCGTCGGCCGCGAGCTGTCCGTCGCCGAAGGCTACGATGCGGCGCGAGCGGCCTGTCTTAGTGGTCTAGCCGCCGCGCGGTCGCAGCTAGGAACGCTGGACAGAATCCAATCGGTCGCCAAGCTAGGCGTTTATATCGCCTGCCTCGCCGATTTTCATGAACATCCCAAAGTCGCCGATGGAGCGTCAAAGCTGCTGCTTGACGTGTTCGGCCCCGCCCGGCTCCCTCCCCGCGTGGTCCTCGGCGTTTCCAGCATACCGCTCGGGATGCCCGTCGAGATCGAACTCGTCTTCGAAATCGGGCCGGCGTTCGCTTCTCAAACCGAAGAACGGAGTCAGCCATGAAGCTCAGACAACCAACCAGGACAAGCGCTATCGCCATGTCGTCGAAAGGCCTTACCGTCGCGGCGCTACTGCTGTTTCCGGCGCTCGCCCTTTCCGGTCAATCGATAGTCGCCCCGAAGGTGGATCGTGCGGCAGAGGTCAAGGCCGACCCAGGTCAGGAACATGCGCAAATCAAAGTGGATAAGCGGACGCCCGCCTACTGGCGTGTCACCTTCGACAACCCGCCCTTCAACATCTTTGGACCGGAGACGATCCCTCAGATGGAAAAAGTAGTGGCCGCAATTGAGAGCGATCCCAATCTTAGAGTTGTCGTCTTCGACAGCGATGTACCGGGGTTCTTCCTCACCCACTACAACTTTACGCCGCCTCTCGCCGAATCCACCGGCCTCCCTTCTGGCCCCACCGGCTTGCACCCCCTGCCCGACATGCTGGTCCGCATCAGCAAGTCGCCTGTCGTCTCCATCGCCCTGATCCGCGGCCGCGCGACGGGTGTCGGGAGCGAGCTTGCTCTCGCCAGCGACATGCGCTTCGCAAGCCGGCAGAAGGCAATTCTCTCTCAGTGGGAGGTCGGCGCGGCGCTCGTCCCCGGCGGCGGACCGATGGCAAGACTACCGCGGCTGATGGGCCGCGGTCGAGCGCTCGAAGTTCTACTCGGATCCGATGACATCAACGGTGATCTCGCGGAGGCGTACGGCTACGTCAACCGATCCTTCGACGATGACAAGCTCGATCCTTTCGTCGACGCCCTGGCGACGCGGATCTCGGGTTTCGACCGACAGGCCATTGCCGACACCAAGCGTCTGGTCGATTTCGCAAGCCTTCCGAGCGATCCGGAAATTGCCGCGGGGTGGGACGCCTTCATCACGTCGGTCCAGCGTCCGGTGGCGCAGACGAACATCGGACGGCTGATGGAAATGGGCCTTCAGAGGGATCCGGACGTCGAAGCCAGGCTCGGACACTACACGCAAACTCTGGCCGACAAGTAGGCCGAGGCGGTGCCCGCGCAAGGACTCAGCAGGTCGCGCGGGCATCAAAATCCTCCACCCCCTCAACGACAAGGGAGTAGTCTCATGCACAGGCTTGAAAACCAGATCGTCGATTCCAGCTTTTCGGCAATCATAAACGCGCCGATCGAGAAGATCGACATTCCAACATGGTGTTTTAACCTGCCCGAAAAGGAATATCAGGGATGCTCGCCCGCCCACATCGCTGCCGGATTCACGACAGCGGACGACGGCA
It encodes:
- a CDS encoding SDR family NAD(P)-dependent oxidoreductase, with translation MSVHKTIIITGASQGIGAGLVKTFLDKGWNVVGTSRNISESKLFDRAGRLELISGDVADPETAERVATTAVEQFGSIDALVNNAGVFLTKPFLEYTIEDFRRLCATNVEGFIHFTKHAIGQMLRQKSGGSIVTITSSLTDHPIAGVTASLPMITKGGLNAVTKSLALEFAKSNIRVNALSPGVVDTPLHAKNPRTFLESLSPMGTITAVQEIVDGVIYLTESSNITGEVLHVDNGAHLGKW
- a CDS encoding RidA family protein — translated: MVVASAEARVKELAICLPNAPTPFGSYVEAFQSGSLLFLSGMLPVAGHVPLYTGLVGRELSVAEGYDAARAACLSGLAAARSQLGTLDRIQSVAKLGVYIACLADFHEHPKVADGASKLLLDVFGPARLPPRVVLGVSSIPLGMPVEIELVFEIGPAFASQTEERSQP
- a CDS encoding enoyl-CoA hydratase/isomerase family protein, coding for MKLRQPTRTSAIAMSSKGLTVAALLLFPALALSGQSIVAPKVDRAAEVKADPGQEHAQIKVDKRTPAYWRVTFDNPPFNIFGPETIPQMEKVVAAIESDPNLRVVVFDSDVPGFFLTHYNFTPPLAESTGLPSGPTGLHPLPDMLVRISKSPVVSIALIRGRATGVGSELALASDMRFASRQKAILSQWEVGAALVPGGGPMARLPRLMGRGRALEVLLGSDDINGDLAEAYGYVNRSFDDDKLDPFVDALATRISGFDRQAIADTKRLVDFASLPSDPEIAAGWDAFITSVQRPVAQTNIGRLMEMGLQRDPDVEARLGHYTQTLADK